Within Conexibacter woesei DSM 14684, the genomic segment AGCCGCCGCGCCGCTCCAGCACGCTGAAGACGACCGGCAGGCGCGCGCCGTCGACGGTGCGGCGCTGCACGCGGCGGAGCTGCGGGCCACCGGGCCGCGCGTACACCGCGACCGACGACGACCGGCCGCGCGCGACGATCGCGACGCCGCGCGCCGGATCCGAGCGCGCCGCGCCGGGCGAGAAGTCGGTCGAGCCGCCGGCCGCTGGGGCCGCGTGCGCGAGCGCGGCGAGGTCGCCGCCCTGCACACGCGCGCCGTCGCCGTCCCCGCCACCCGACAGCGCGCCGCCGAGCGCGAGCCCGACGACCACCGCGACGAGCACGACGGCGACCGCGCCGGCCGCGCGGCGCAGGGACGGGCGCGCGCGCATCGGCTCAGCCCGTCATCGCCGGCTGCGCGCCGACGCCACCGCCGGCCGGCGCGTCCGGCATCGACGAGATGAAGCCGGTCGATCTGACGGCGGCGAGGACGGCGTCCATGTCTCTCGCCGGGTTGAACGCCTCGGGCGCCGGCGAGGTCGGCGAGCTGCCGCCGCTCGACATGATCGAGGCGATCCAGGCGGCGTGCCGCGCCTCGACCGGGTGGATCGAGATCGCCGCCGTCAGCACGTCTCTGCTGCTGATGTTGGTCGCCGCGCCCTGATACGCCTCGACGCCCGTGTCCTCCAGCACCATCGCCGTTCTCGCGAACGCGCCGGGATCGGAGGTCGTGCCCATGAAGTCGAACATCGGTCGCTTGACCGCCTTGGACCCGAGCGTTCTCTGCAGCGCGGCGACGTGCGCGTCCTCATGGCCGCCGACGACCTTCGCGAACTGCGCGAGCCGGCCGCTGAGCGCCCCTCTCGCGTTCGCCTCGGCGTAGAAGGCGGCCTCGAGGTACTCGAGCGTGAGCGCGTAGTTGAGGATGTCGACGTCGCTGCTGTCCTGCGCCAGCGCACTGCCGGGCAGCGCGACGCCCGGCACGACGACGCCGGCCGCCGCCGCACCGCCGACGATCGCGACGGCGCGGCGCAGGAACGACGCGCGCGTGACGGGGTCGACGCGCGCGCCGGCCTCGCGCAGCGCGCCGTCGCGATCGAGCTGGTCGAGCTGGTCGAGCGTCGGATGGATGTCTCGCATCGGTCGCGTCCTCCTCATTGGACGATGAAGCCGGTCGATCTGACGGCGTCGAGGACGGCCGTCATGTCGAGCGCCTCGTTGAACGCGTCGGGAGCGGGAACCGGGTCCTGCCCTCTGCCGACGATGTCGCGCACCCATGCCGCGTGGCGCGCCTCGACGGCGAGGATCGCCCCGGCCGCCGCGAGCACGTCTCTGGACTGGATCGCGGGCGCCTGGCCCTGGTAGGCGGAGACGCCCGTGTCCTCCAGCGTCTGCGCCGTTCTGAGGAACGCGTCCTGCGTGGCGGTCGCGTCCATGAAGTCGAATCTCGGCGTTCTGACCGCCTGCCCGCCGAGCGTTCTCTTCAGCGCGTCGACGTGCGCCTGCTCGTCGGCGCCGGCCGTTCTCGCGAACGTCAGCGCGTTGCCTCTGAGTCTTCCGCGTCTGAGCGCGTCGGCGTAGAAGGCCGCCTCCAGATACTCCAGCGTCAGCGCGTAGTTGAGGATTCTCACATCGCTTCTGGAGAGTCCGCCCTGCGCTCCCGCGAACGCGATCGGCAGCGAGCCGGCCGCGAGCCCGGCGCCGACGAGCAGGCCGCCGCGTGCGAGGAAGGCGGCGCGTGTCGCGCCCTTCTCCCGCACGGCGTCCGCCGCCTCTGCGCCCAGCTCACGGATCGCCCCGTCGCGGTCAAGCTCTCCGAGCTTCACCCGTTGGTCCATGCTGCTGCTCCTTCCAGATGGCTTCACAGCCACTGCGAAGGGCGGCGAGCGGCGGATCAGCCGGGCCCAGCCTGGTCGGAGTCTCAGCCAGGAGTCAGGAGTCAGCTGTCGCGGCCGGCGATGCCGCTGAGCCAGGCGCGTGGCCGGTTGGGCGGCAGCAGCAGCACGAGCAGCATCACGATCGCGGTGACGCCGAAGTAGGTGTAGAGCGAGGCGGTGCCCTCGTTGTTGCCCGTCGAGGTCTGCCCGAAGGAGAGGCAGGCGAAGGTGAGCAGTCCGAGCGCGAGGCCGGTCAGCAGGATCGACTTGCGGCGGTGGGGAAGGAACTCGCCGCGGATCAGGCTCACGACGAGGATCACGAAGACGGCGAACTCGATCACCGAGAGGATCGCCCACAACGCGTCCACACCCGGGAACGTCGCGACGAACGTGCCCTCGAACTGTCTCTCGATCCCGGGCGGCGCCTTCGCGTCGCCGTCGAACAGCTTCTCCTTGCCGGAGTAGAAGAAGAGCACGCCGACGAGGAAGTAGACCGAGACGATCGTCAGCCAGTAGGCGACGTCGTCGAAGACGGTCCGCTCGCTCGCCGCGGCCGGTTGGGTATCGCTCGCCATGACAGCCCTCCCCCTCGAGGTCGATGCACTTGCCACAAGAGTCAGGCTTCTAGTTCGCCGGGTCGGCGGCGAGACCTCCCCGCGCCTGTCTGGAGACGGCGCGCGTGGCGCCGTCTCCACCGGCCGGCGTCGCTCAGCGCACGACGCCGTAGCGCAGGTGCGTGACGAGGCCGGTGCCGCGCGGCTCGCCGAGCAGCTCCAGCTGCGCGTTGGGAGCGCCGTCGAGCAGCCGCTCGCCGGCGCCGAGCAGGACGGGCGCGACGTGCAGCCGCAGCTCGTCGATCAGGCCGGCGGCGAGGTACTGATTGACCGTCGCCGCGCCCCCGGC encodes:
- a CDS encoding ferritin-like domain-containing protein, whose product is MRDIHPTLDQLDQLDRDGALREAGARVDPVTRASFLRRAVAIVGGAAAAGVVVPGVALPGSALAQDSSDVDILNYALTLEYLEAAFYAEANARGALSGRLAQFAKVVGGHEDAHVAALQRTLGSKAVKRPMFDFMGTTSDPGAFARTAMVLEDTGVEAYQGAATNISSRDVLTAAISIHPVEARHAAWIASIMSSGGSSPTSPAPEAFNPARDMDAVLAAVRSTGFISSMPDAPAGGGVGAQPAMTG
- a CDS encoding ferritin-like domain-containing protein is translated as MDQRVKLGELDRDGAIRELGAEAADAVREKGATRAAFLARGGLLVGAGLAAGSLPIAFAGAQGGLSRSDVRILNYALTLEYLEAAFYADALRRGRLRGNALTFARTAGADEQAHVDALKRTLGGQAVRTPRFDFMDATATQDAFLRTAQTLEDTGVSAYQGQAPAIQSRDVLAAAGAILAVEARHAAWVRDIVGRGQDPVPAPDAFNEALDMTAVLDAVRSTGFIVQ